The Achromobacter pestifer genome includes a region encoding these proteins:
- a CDS encoding MFS transporter, with translation MSITIAAAAPNALHTPSMRRRVIAGTTIGNALEFFDFTVFTFLMLVLGPLFFPAASGYGQLLLTTATFGVGFLMRPVGGMLIGSYADRHGRRAAMTLTLWLMGLGCALIAVAPTYAQMGMAGPVMMVLARLIQGFAAGGEVGASTTLLVEHAPRGKRAFYSSWQFGSQSLGVMLGALVVTLLTMGLSTAQMQAWGWRVPFVIGILTVPVGAYIRRNLEETLTSPPANTGAPQAVTAHRTIAHQPLRRIFSEYKLTILKGILLLIGGMVSTQILSFYMPAYANRELGLPATSTLSASVVFGAVGFLIAPFVGMLADRYGRKRVIFWSRLATLIVLLPCFQWLMAAPSTERLMLLVALFALLVALQSAPAFTMLPELFPKAVRTTGMSVVYGLGISVFGGFAQFFVTWLLHVTGNSMAPAWFLMVAIALSTVVLFWIDDRTHDDIDGQEA, from the coding sequence ATGTCTATCACCATCGCAGCGGCCGCGCCCAACGCGCTGCACACACCATCCATGCGCCGGCGCGTCATCGCCGGCACCACCATCGGCAACGCACTCGAATTCTTCGACTTCACCGTTTTCACTTTCCTGATGCTGGTGCTCGGGCCTCTGTTTTTCCCGGCGGCCTCGGGCTACGGCCAATTGCTGTTGACCACCGCCACCTTCGGCGTGGGTTTCCTCATGCGCCCCGTGGGCGGCATGCTCATCGGCTCCTATGCCGACCGCCACGGCCGCCGCGCGGCCATGACACTGACCCTGTGGCTGATGGGCCTGGGCTGCGCCTTGATCGCGGTGGCCCCCACCTATGCGCAAATGGGCATGGCCGGCCCGGTCATGATGGTGCTGGCCCGCCTGATCCAGGGCTTCGCCGCCGGCGGCGAAGTCGGCGCCTCGACCACCCTGCTGGTCGAACACGCTCCACGCGGCAAGCGCGCCTTCTATTCCAGCTGGCAATTCGGCAGCCAATCGCTGGGCGTGATGCTTGGAGCCTTGGTCGTAACGCTGCTCACCATGGGGCTGAGCACGGCACAGATGCAGGCCTGGGGCTGGCGCGTGCCCTTCGTGATCGGCATCCTGACCGTGCCCGTGGGCGCCTACATCCGCCGCAACCTCGAAGAAACGCTGACCAGCCCGCCCGCGAACACCGGCGCGCCGCAGGCCGTGACCGCTCATCGCACCATCGCCCATCAGCCTTTGCGCCGCATCTTCTCGGAATACAAGCTCACCATACTCAAGGGCATCCTGCTGCTGATCGGCGGCATGGTCAGCACGCAGATCCTCAGCTTCTACATGCCGGCGTATGCCAACCGGGAACTGGGCTTGCCGGCAACTTCGACGCTGTCGGCCAGTGTCGTGTTCGGCGCAGTTGGCTTCCTTATCGCTCCTTTCGTCGGCATGCTGGCCGACCGCTACGGCCGCAAACGCGTGATCTTCTGGTCGCGCCTGGCAACCCTGATCGTCCTGCTGCCTTGCTTCCAGTGGCTCATGGCCGCTCCCAGCACCGAACGGCTGATGCTGCTCGTCGCCCTGTTCGCGCTCCTGGTGGCACTGCAGTCGGCGCCGGCATTCACAATGCTGCCCGAACTCTTCCCCAAGGCCGTGCGCACGACCGGCATGTCGGTGGTGTATGGATTGGGTATCTCCGTGTTCGGCGGCTTTGCGCAATTCTTCGTGACCTGGCTGCTGCACGTGACCGGCAACTCCATGGCCCCGGCGTGGTTCCTGATGGTGGCCATCGCGCTTTCAACGGTGGTGCTGTTCTGGATCGACGACCGCACGCATGACGACATCGACGGCCAGGAGGCTTGA
- a CDS encoding M14 family metallopeptidase → MQHGSSYFSRSYEEARHRFVLAAKPLATQFQSYVIEPAGRAGEALATDVALIGPADAERLLIMTSATHGVEGFCGSGCQLALLDDAPMLERARRAGVALLLVHAINPYGFSWLARTNEDNVDLNRNDQSFDGRPLPQNPGYAGVHDLLLPAEWPPTASNAARIDAYVAEHGRAAFAQVVTRGQYTHADGLFYGGTHLTASLLNLRHILQQHGSRSKHIGWIDVHTGLGPRGHGEKIYAGRRDAAAVARARLWWGSDIAVPYEGSSASADITGQLAGLIYQTSPDAQHTLMALEFGTLPFEAMIEALRGRNWLLAHPEADDAKRDAILNATLDAFYCDASDWHGMILGQSRVAVLQALAGLQEA, encoded by the coding sequence ATGCAGCACGGTTCCAGTTACTTTTCCCGCAGCTACGAAGAAGCGCGCCATCGTTTCGTGCTGGCAGCCAAACCGCTCGCCACGCAGTTTCAATCCTATGTCATTGAACCCGCCGGCCGCGCGGGCGAAGCCCTGGCGACCGATGTCGCGCTGATCGGGCCGGCGGATGCGGAACGGCTGTTGATCATGACCTCCGCCACCCATGGCGTTGAGGGTTTCTGCGGCTCGGGCTGTCAATTGGCCCTGTTGGACGATGCCCCCATGCTGGAACGCGCCCGCAGGGCCGGCGTGGCCTTGCTGCTCGTGCACGCAATCAACCCTTACGGGTTTTCCTGGCTGGCGCGCACGAACGAAGACAATGTCGACCTGAACCGCAATGACCAGTCCTTCGACGGACGTCCCCTGCCGCAGAACCCCGGATACGCCGGGGTCCATGATCTGCTGCTGCCCGCGGAATGGCCGCCCACGGCCTCGAACGCCGCGCGCATCGATGCCTATGTCGCCGAACACGGCCGGGCGGCCTTTGCGCAAGTCGTGACCCGCGGACAGTACACACACGCCGATGGCCTGTTCTATGGCGGCACCCACCTCACGGCGTCGCTGCTGAATCTGCGGCATATCCTGCAGCAGCACGGCAGCCGCAGCAAGCATATCGGCTGGATCGATGTGCACACAGGCTTGGGGCCGCGCGGGCACGGCGAAAAAATATACGCGGGCCGCCGCGACGCCGCCGCGGTCGCGCGCGCGCGACTATGGTGGGGTAGCGATATCGCGGTTCCCTACGAAGGCAGCTCCGCATCCGCGGACATTACCGGCCAGTTGGCGGGATTGATCTACCAAACGAGCCCGGACGCCCAACACACGCTGATGGCGCTGGAGTTCGGCACCCTGCCCTTTGAAGCCATGATCGAAGCGCTGCGCGGCCGCAACTGGCTGCTTGCGCATCCCGAGGCGGATGATGCCAAGCGCGACGCAATTCTGAACGCCACCCTGGATGCGTTCTATTGCGACGCCTCCGATTGGCACGGCATGATCTTGGGCCAGAGCCGGGTCGCCGTGTTGCAAGCATTGGCCGGTTTACAGGAGGCGTGA
- a CDS encoding M14 family metallopeptidase, with amino-acid sequence MRTSASYFSHSYAQARERFAQAARPLADSFHSYGIDHTGSEGEALATDVAYIGDPDADRVLIMTSAVLGVEGFCGSGCQLALLDDTVMLARAREARVALLLVHAVNPYGYSWIARTDECNIDLNRNGLPFDGRPLPMNPDYARIHDLLLPEEWPPTPSNQQLIAQYIAEHGQSTFAQAVSRGQYTHADGLFYGGDRPAASLQNLRRILHEHVRTRTHVGWIDVHTGWGPRGHGEKLYAGRRDDAEVARARQWWGSDVTVPYQGNSVSVDVSGQLADLIYQACPLSLPTSMAIVFGAVRFDAMVHALCGRNWLHAHPEAPAELRRSILQTTLDAFYCNESNWHGMVLGQTRVAVLQALRGLQAA; translated from the coding sequence ATGCGAACCAGCGCCAGCTACTTCTCCCACAGCTACGCCCAGGCGCGCGAGCGCTTTGCGCAGGCGGCCAGGCCGCTCGCCGATTCATTCCACTCCTACGGCATCGACCATACGGGAAGCGAAGGCGAAGCGCTGGCCACCGATGTCGCTTACATCGGCGATCCAGACGCCGATCGCGTCCTCATCATGACCTCTGCCGTGCTGGGTGTGGAAGGATTCTGCGGCTCGGGGTGTCAGCTGGCGCTGCTCGACGATACCGTCATGCTGGCCCGTGCGCGCGAAGCCCGCGTGGCCTTGCTGCTGGTGCACGCGGTCAACCCATATGGTTATTCGTGGATCGCCCGCACCGATGAATGCAACATAGACCTGAACCGCAACGGCCTGCCGTTCGACGGGCGGCCGTTGCCCATGAACCCGGACTACGCGCGGATACATGACCTGCTGCTGCCCGAGGAATGGCCTCCCACGCCTTCCAACCAGCAACTGATCGCCCAGTACATCGCCGAACACGGCCAATCCACCTTCGCGCAGGCAGTCTCGCGCGGCCAGTACACACATGCCGACGGCCTGTTCTACGGCGGCGACCGTCCGGCGGCATCGCTGCAGAACCTGCGCCGCATTCTGCACGAGCATGTGCGTACGCGCACCCATGTCGGCTGGATCGACGTGCATACCGGCTGGGGGCCGCGCGGCCATGGCGAAAAGCTCTATGCCGGCCGCCGCGACGATGCCGAAGTCGCTCGCGCGCGCCAGTGGTGGGGTAGCGATGTCACGGTTCCCTACCAGGGAAATTCGGTATCGGTCGATGTCTCCGGTCAGCTCGCCGATCTGATTTACCAGGCGTGCCCATTGTCCTTGCCGACCTCGATGGCGATCGTCTTCGGCGCCGTGCGTTTCGACGCCATGGTGCATGCCTTATGCGGCCGGAACTGGCTGCATGCGCATCCCGAGGCGCCCGCGGAATTGCGGCGCAGCATCCTGCAGACCACACTGGACGCGTTCTATTGCAACGAGTCGAATTGGCACGGCATGGTGCTCGGGCAAACCCGGGTGGCAGTGCTGCAAGCACTGCGCGGCTTACAGGCAGCTTGA
- a CDS encoding transposase: protein MTQAAARIAPALSILAARKELASSQDMEVHHMERSGFTEEQIRHALKQATLGSPISDICMRMGVSEATFHSWKVHYDGLASYELKLLNRLENECNRLERLIAILALNKVILQDTLGAKE, encoded by the coding sequence TTGACGCAGGCAGCCGCAAGGATAGCGCCGGCACTTTCCATCCTCGCAGCTCGGAAGGAGTTGGCTTCATCTCAAGATATGGAGGTGCATCATATGGAACGGTCGGGCTTTACGGAAGAACAGATCAGGCACGCGCTGAAGCAGGCAACGCTGGGCTCGCCGATATCTGACATCTGCATGCGCATGGGCGTAAGCGAAGCAACCTTCCATTCCTGGAAAGTGCATTACGACGGGCTGGCGTCCTACGAACTGAAGTTACTGAACAGGCTCGAGAACGAGTGCAACCGTCTCGAGCGCCTGATCGCCATCCTGGCGCTGAATAAAGTGATCTTGCAGGACACGCTTGGGGCCAAGGAATAA
- a CDS encoding GGDEF domain-containing protein, with protein MKSLNRYTVAYVIGVLIPVSALIGIQLIHSWRAHTAARDARSSLSVVQGTLDAMAAVLMERGSMNAALIEGHPVSEPRQQELQLARKASESGIAELLELHRTRNCDGCRDAQASIQHIARALAQHRATADRLIARRRAQISAQELNDVVVIMAGIIPALEETALDNSAVVIRHEVESPGLMTIAMLAAGLREQAGLLGSAFMPAQVQRRPLSEVETQRIEQQLGRVTQLRALLEVQLSTHAELETRAYPRVQYEYFGAGLEYIEELRHAASSGLHSMTPTAGLQERYVPLMQSIVDFRDEVLSVLEKLLERQRINALTELITTTSVAIVLLLAATWGFTKFRWRLIRPFVVATEIVNSINDDAPTPISGTGYRKEVRGLFDAIQKLKDNAIAKSRTEHERERLIADLAALAETDFLTGLLNRRAFHARAAALCASLDEPGQMLTLIVFDIDHFKRINDSYGHAGGDNVLVAVAQACHQTWRRSDIVARIGGEEFAVLCTVRSLMQASAMAQSMRRRIERLVVPADGRTIESITSSFGVVCAHADEIDNVDALLKQADELLYRAKASGRNCVVTQPDNA; from the coding sequence TTGAAATCTCTGAACCGCTACACGGTGGCATATGTCATCGGCGTACTGATCCCGGTCAGTGCGCTGATCGGCATTCAACTTATCCATAGCTGGCGCGCCCATACCGCGGCGCGCGACGCGAGATCGAGCCTGAGCGTCGTCCAAGGCACGCTGGACGCGATGGCTGCCGTTCTGATGGAGCGCGGCTCGATGAATGCCGCGTTGATAGAAGGGCATCCTGTATCCGAGCCCAGGCAGCAGGAATTGCAGCTTGCGCGCAAGGCCAGCGAAAGCGGGATCGCCGAGCTGCTGGAGCTGCACAGGACTCGCAACTGCGACGGCTGCCGGGACGCCCAGGCCTCCATTCAGCACATCGCGCGCGCCCTGGCCCAGCACCGCGCCACGGCGGATCGACTCATCGCCAGACGACGTGCGCAGATCAGCGCTCAGGAACTGAACGATGTGGTGGTGATCATGGCCGGGATTATCCCTGCGCTGGAAGAAACCGCGCTCGACAACTCTGCTGTCGTGATCCGCCATGAAGTGGAAAGCCCCGGCCTGATGACCATTGCCATGCTGGCAGCGGGCCTGCGCGAACAAGCCGGTCTGCTGGGTTCTGCCTTCATGCCGGCACAGGTTCAACGCCGCCCGCTCAGCGAGGTGGAAACACAGCGCATCGAGCAGCAACTGGGCCGCGTCACACAATTGCGCGCGCTGCTCGAAGTGCAGCTTTCCACCCATGCGGAACTCGAAACTCGAGCGTATCCTCGGGTGCAGTATGAGTACTTTGGCGCGGGCCTGGAGTACATCGAAGAGTTGCGCCACGCCGCCTCTTCAGGTCTCCACTCGATGACGCCAACGGCGGGCCTGCAAGAGCGCTATGTCCCGTTGATGCAATCCATCGTCGATTTCCGCGATGAAGTACTGAGCGTGCTGGAAAAATTGCTGGAGCGGCAACGCATCAATGCGCTGACGGAACTGATTACGACGACCTCGGTCGCCATCGTGCTGCTGCTGGCCGCCACCTGGGGATTCACCAAGTTCCGCTGGCGCCTGATACGCCCTTTCGTCGTGGCCACAGAAATCGTCAATTCCATCAACGACGATGCCCCCACGCCGATTTCTGGAACCGGCTACCGCAAGGAAGTCCGCGGCCTGTTCGACGCCATCCAGAAACTCAAGGACAACGCCATCGCCAAGTCTCGCACGGAGCACGAGCGCGAACGCCTTATTGCCGATCTCGCGGCATTGGCGGAAACGGACTTCCTCACTGGATTGCTCAACCGCCGCGCGTTCCACGCCCGTGCCGCAGCCCTTTGCGCCAGCCTGGATGAGCCTGGACAGATGCTGACCCTGATCGTCTTTGACATCGATCATTTCAAGCGGATCAACGACTCTTACGGGCACGCTGGCGGCGACAACGTTCTGGTGGCCGTGGCGCAGGCATGCCACCAGACGTGGCGCCGCTCCGACATCGTAGCGCGCATCGGCGGTGAAGAATTCGCCGTGCTATGCACGGTCCGCAGCCTGATGCAGGCCAGCGCAATGGCGCAGAGCATGCGCCGCCGCATCGAACGCCTGGTTGTGCCGGCAGACGGCAGGACCATTGAGTCGATCACCAGCAGCTTTGGCGTGGTCTGCGCGCACGCGGATGAAATCGACAACGTCGACGCCCTGCTCAAGCAAGCAGACGAACTGCTCTATCGCGCCAAGGCCTCCGGCCGCAACTGCGTCGTCACGCAGCCCGACAACGCCTGA
- a CDS encoding methyl-accepting chemotaxis protein: MKPSNLKMRTRLAMGFALIMMALLVCGALGVYGIRTLEHEVYQITAINNEQRRLAIEMRYEVQEQAIAIRNILLLTDPNVLKTEVSRATEAERLYNDARDRLGNMFASSPTAIDDEKRLFSAAGAAQQSLRSVFEKVLAEGMYGNRQDAQHMLEEDLRPKQRVLQETLSALASLESQLNEERAAAARSLANQLQWAMGTTIAIALLLAVLAAYVTARGILRQLGGDPGDAQRLAVTIADGDLSNRLQLDSRYDHSLMHGLETMRSRLSRIVEAIKSSTASISTAASQIAQGNTDLSQRTEEQAASLEETAAAIEQLTSTVKLNQDNAASGDEMASEGAKAAEKAGGVVSEMLAAMTEISANSEKVGHIVSLIESIAFQTNILALNAAVEAARAGDQGRGFAVVAGEVRALAQRSATSAREIKDLIETSTSVVQTGKDLAVRAGQNMEDVVTSVMRMKIVTGEIATASREQAIGIEQVNVAIAQLDSVTQQNAALVEESAAAALSMAEQARELLQAVEVFKTASSISSRHAPMTEPALIAYAAS, encoded by the coding sequence ATGAAACCGTCGAACTTGAAAATGCGTACTCGCCTCGCCATGGGCTTTGCATTGATCATGATGGCACTGCTGGTCTGTGGCGCGCTAGGCGTGTATGGGATTCGCACCTTGGAACATGAGGTCTACCAGATCACCGCGATCAACAATGAGCAACGTCGTCTGGCGATCGAGATGCGTTACGAGGTCCAGGAACAGGCCATCGCCATCCGCAACATCCTGCTTCTTACTGATCCGAACGTGTTGAAAACCGAGGTGAGTCGGGCGACGGAGGCGGAAAGGCTATACAACGACGCGCGTGATCGTCTGGGCAACATGTTTGCCAGCAGTCCAACCGCGATCGATGATGAAAAGCGTCTGTTCAGTGCAGCGGGCGCCGCCCAGCAGTCCCTGCGCTCGGTGTTCGAAAAGGTGCTGGCGGAAGGCATGTATGGAAACCGCCAGGATGCGCAACATATGCTCGAAGAAGACCTGCGTCCCAAACAGCGCGTTTTACAGGAAACGCTGTCCGCGCTCGCCTCGCTTGAGTCCCAGCTTAACGAAGAGCGGGCAGCCGCCGCGCGCTCCTTGGCGAATCAACTGCAATGGGCGATGGGAACAACCATCGCTATTGCATTGCTGCTCGCTGTGCTCGCGGCCTATGTCACCGCGCGCGGCATCCTGCGCCAGTTGGGCGGCGACCCCGGCGACGCGCAACGCCTGGCGGTGACCATCGCAGATGGCGACCTGAGCAACCGCTTGCAGCTCGACTCCCGCTATGACCACAGCCTGATGCATGGCCTGGAAACCATGCGATCACGGCTTTCCAGAATCGTGGAGGCAATAAAGTCTTCGACGGCATCCATCTCGACGGCAGCAAGCCAAATTGCCCAGGGCAATACGGATCTGTCGCAGCGCACCGAAGAACAGGCGGCCTCGCTGGAAGAGACTGCAGCCGCCATCGAACAACTGACGTCCACCGTGAAGCTGAACCAAGACAACGCGGCAAGCGGCGACGAAATGGCCTCCGAGGGCGCCAAAGCCGCGGAAAAGGCGGGCGGCGTCGTATCCGAGATGCTGGCGGCCATGACGGAGATCTCCGCCAACTCCGAAAAGGTCGGGCATATCGTATCGCTGATCGAGAGCATCGCATTCCAGACGAACATACTTGCGCTGAACGCAGCGGTGGAAGCCGCCAGGGCCGGAGATCAGGGCCGGGGCTTCGCCGTGGTGGCCGGCGAGGTCCGCGCGCTGGCGCAACGCAGCGCCACCTCCGCACGGGAAATCAAGGATCTGATCGAAACCTCCACTTCCGTGGTCCAGACCGGCAAGGACCTGGCCGTGCGGGCGGGCCAGAACATGGAGGACGTAGTCACGTCCGTCATGCGCATGAAGATCGTAACGGGTGAGATCGCGACCGCGTCGCGCGAACAGGCCATCGGCATCGAACAGGTAAACGTCGCCATCGCCCAACTGGACTCCGTGACGCAGCAGAACGCGGCGTTGGTCGAGGAATCCGCAGCGGCGGCGCTCTCAATGGCGGAACAGGCACGAGAGCTGCTGCAAGCAGTGGAAGTGTTCAAGACGGCATCATCCATAAGCTCACGGCATGCCCCCATGACAGAGCCGGCGCTCATCGCGTACGCGGCGTCGTAG
- a CDS encoding MetQ/NlpA family ABC transporter substrate-binding protein, with translation MSIKVLKSLAAFALGAAVFAQPALAQDKPLKIGVTAGPHAQIFDVVKQEAAKQGLNIQVIEFTDYVQPNVALSAGDLDANSYQHQPYLDNANADRGYKLVSIAKTVIFPIGIYSKKIKSLSELKEGARIALPNDPTNGGRALLLLQANGLIKLRPGVGLKATPIDVVENPKKLRFIELDAAQLPRSLDDTDASAVNTNFALEAGLNPAKDAIAQESPDSPYANVLVVREKDKDRPEFAKLIAIYHSPAVKQFIETKYKGAVVAAW, from the coding sequence ATGAGCATCAAGGTTTTGAAGTCGCTGGCCGCGTTCGCACTCGGCGCCGCCGTATTCGCCCAGCCCGCGCTGGCCCAGGACAAGCCGCTGAAGATCGGCGTGACCGCCGGTCCGCACGCCCAGATCTTTGATGTGGTGAAGCAGGAAGCGGCCAAGCAGGGCCTGAACATCCAGGTCATCGAATTCACCGACTACGTGCAGCCCAACGTCGCGCTGTCCGCGGGCGACCTGGACGCCAACAGCTACCAGCACCAGCCCTACCTGGACAATGCCAACGCGGACCGTGGCTACAAGCTCGTCAGCATCGCCAAGACGGTGATCTTCCCCATCGGCATCTACAGCAAGAAGATCAAGTCGTTGTCCGAGCTGAAGGAAGGCGCCCGCATCGCGCTGCCCAACGACCCGACCAACGGCGGCCGAGCCCTGTTGCTGCTGCAGGCCAACGGCCTGATCAAGCTGCGTCCCGGCGTCGGCCTGAAGGCGACCCCGATCGACGTGGTCGAGAATCCCAAGAAGCTGCGTTTCATCGAACTGGACGCCGCCCAGCTGCCGCGCTCGCTGGATGACACCGACGCGTCGGCCGTGAACACCAACTTCGCGCTGGAAGCAGGCCTGAACCCCGCCAAGGACGCCATCGCCCAGGAATCGCCCGACTCGCCCTATGCCAACGTGCTGGTCGTGCGTGAAAAGGACAAGGATCGCCCCGAGTTCGCCAAGCTGATCGCGATCTACCACAGCCCGGCCGTGAAGCAGTTCATCGAGACCAAGTACAAGGGCGCCGTGGTGGCCGCCTGGTAA
- a CDS encoding methionine ABC transporter permease, producing MSPQLIDLLITSLLDTLLMVGVASAIAVVIGIPLGVILTVTARGNMLENHSVNHVLGAVINATRSVPFVILMVAIIPFTRLVAQTSIGTTAAIVPLSVAAIPFMARIAENAMREVDPGLITAARAMGASPMQIIMKVLLPESLPGLIAATVVTVVSLIGYSAMAGAIGGGGLGDLAIRYGYQRFQSDVMAAVVIVLIVLVQVIQSLGDRYVRRISHR from the coding sequence ATGAGTCCGCAACTGATCGACCTGCTTATTACGTCGCTGCTTGACACCCTGCTGATGGTGGGCGTGGCCAGCGCCATCGCGGTGGTGATCGGCATTCCGCTGGGCGTGATCCTGACGGTGACGGCGCGCGGCAACATGCTCGAGAACCACTCCGTCAACCATGTGCTGGGCGCGGTGATCAACGCCACGCGTTCGGTGCCGTTCGTCATCCTGATGGTTGCGATCATTCCGTTCACGCGCCTGGTGGCCCAGACCTCCATCGGCACCACCGCCGCCATCGTGCCGCTGTCCGTCGCTGCGATCCCGTTCATGGCGCGCATCGCCGAAAACGCCATGCGCGAAGTCGACCCGGGACTGATCACCGCCGCACGCGCCATGGGCGCATCGCCGATGCAGATCATCATGAAGGTGCTGCTGCCCGAGTCCTTGCCCGGCCTCATCGCCGCCACCGTCGTCACCGTCGTCAGCCTGATCGGCTACTCGGCCATGGCCGGCGCCATCGGCGGAGGCGGCCTGGGCGACCTGGCCATCCGCTACGGCTACCAGCGTTTCCAATCCGACGTGATGGCCGCCGTGGTCATCGTGCTGATCGTCCTGGTGCAGGTGATCCAGAGCCTGGGCGACCGCTACGTGCGTCGCATCTCGCATCGTTGA
- a CDS encoding methionine ABC transporter ATP-binding protein, with protein MIQIENLSKTYATPHGQFQALRGINLHIKQGEVFGIIGPSGAGKSTLVQCINLLERPNEGSITIGGQSLTGLNEAQLREQRRRIGMVFQGFNLLSRRTVYGNVALPLEIAGVAKAEIPARVERLLALVGLEHLRDRYPSQISGGQKQRVGIARALANKPDVLLSDEATSALDPETTHNILALLRDINRKTGVTVVMITHQMEVVREVCDRVAVLSQGEVVEMGSTREVFAQPRHEVTRAMVSAATASDLTDATLAAVKERIQALVAGKPGQAVRLLRLSLTGTEASGSFLSDLYKQYSLDVNLIQARVEDIQGVAVGTMFVLAQGAPAAVKDAIAALAARDITVEEIAHESATDRPAYYVAA; from the coding sequence ATGATTCAGATCGAGAACCTATCCAAGACCTACGCGACGCCGCACGGACAATTCCAGGCGCTGCGCGGCATCAACCTGCACATCAAGCAGGGCGAGGTCTTCGGCATCATCGGCCCCAGCGGGGCCGGCAAAAGCACGCTGGTCCAGTGCATCAACCTGCTGGAGCGGCCCAACGAAGGCTCGATCACCATCGGCGGCCAGTCTCTGACCGGACTGAACGAAGCGCAACTGCGCGAGCAGCGCCGCCGCATCGGCATGGTGTTCCAGGGGTTCAACCTGCTGTCGCGCCGCACGGTGTACGGCAACGTTGCCCTGCCGCTGGAAATCGCCGGCGTGGCCAAGGCCGAGATTCCAGCCCGCGTCGAGCGCCTGCTGGCGCTGGTGGGCCTGGAGCATCTGCGCGACCGCTACCCCAGCCAGATCAGCGGCGGCCAGAAGCAGCGCGTCGGCATTGCCCGCGCCCTGGCCAACAAGCCGGACGTGCTGCTCAGCGACGAAGCCACGTCCGCGCTGGATCCGGAAACCACCCACAACATCCTGGCCTTGCTGCGCGACATCAACCGCAAGACCGGCGTGACCGTGGTCATGATCACGCACCAGATGGAAGTGGTGCGCGAGGTCTGCGACCGCGTCGCCGTGCTGTCGCAGGGCGAAGTGGTTGAAATGGGCAGCACGCGCGAAGTGTTCGCGCAGCCGCGCCACGAAGTCACCCGCGCCATGGTGTCGGCGGCCACCGCGTCCGACCTGACCGACGCCACGCTGGCGGCAGTCAAGGAGCGCATCCAGGCATTGGTCGCCGGCAAGCCGGGCCAGGCCGTGCGGCTGCTGCGCCTGTCGCTGACCGGCACCGAAGCATCGGGTTCCTTCCTGTCCGATCTGTACAAGCAATATTCGCTGGACGTGAACCTGATCCAGGCGCGCGTTGAAGACATTCAGGGCGTGGCCGTGGGCACGATGTTCGTGCTGGCCCAAGGCGCGCCCGCCGCGGTCAAGGACGCGATTGCCGCGTTGGCCGCCCGTGACATTACCGTTGAAGAAATAGCTCATGAGTCCGCAACTGATCGACCTGCTTATTACGTCGCTGCTTGA